A single window of Nicotiana sylvestris chromosome 5, ASM39365v2, whole genome shotgun sequence DNA harbors:
- the LOC138868683 gene encoding uncharacterized protein: MKAQALADHLAENPVDDEYKPLSTYFPDEEVNSVEVIPEDTNSWKMFFDGVVNAKGVRIGAILVSPTGQHYPATAQLRFFYMKNTAEYEAHIMGMNMEIDQDVEELLIMGDSNLIIRQAQGEWETRDVKLLPYKQHVEDLSKRFKSVEFQYIPLFHNELVDALAILASMLPYPGNVHIDPLEIQIRERHGYCNIVEVEPDVQPWYHDIKRFLKTKEYPEKASGGQKRTIRRLASGFFLSGEVLYKRTPDLNLLRCVDAREARRIMNEVHAGVCGPHMNGYVLAKKILRVHGDLIHALPSELHHMSAPWSFIAWGMDVIGTIEPKASNGHRFILVAIDYFTKWVKAVTLKSITKKVVVDFVNSNIICHFGIPKTIITDNATNLNSHLMREICEQFKITHRNSTPYRPKANGVVEAANKNIKKILRKIIQSSCQWHEKLSFALLGYRTTVRTSVGETPYLLVYGTEAVIPEKVEISSL, from the exons ATGAAAGCTCAAGCTTTGGCGGATCATttagctgagaatcctgttgatgatgaatataagcctttgagtacttactttccggacgaggaagtaaattcagttgaggtaattCCAGAGGACACTAattcttggaaaatgttcttcgatggagttgtgaatgcaaaaggtgtcaggattggggcaattttggtttcgcccactggtcagcactatccggcCACAGCCCAGCTTCGCTTTTTCTACATGAAAAACACTGCTGAGTATGAAGCCCACATTATGGGCATGAACATGGaaatcgatcaggatgtggaagaattgttaatcatgggagattctaacttgattatccgacaagctcaaggtgaatgggaaactcgggatgtcaagcttctTCCATACaagcaacatgtggaagatcttagcaaacGGTTTAAATCTGTCGAGTTCCAGTACATTCCTCTATTTCACAATGAGTTAGTCGATGCACTAGCTAttttggcctcgatgctgccgtatccaggcaatgtccacattgacccattggaaatccaaatccgagaaagaCATGGTTATTGCAATATAGTTGAGGTAGAACCagatgttcagccatggtatcatgatatcaaaagattcttgaaaacaaaggaatatcccGAGAAAGCTAGTGGAggccaaaagagaaccattagaaggctcgCAAGTGGCttcttcttgagcggagaggtcttgtacaaaaggactccagatctgaaccttctAAGATGTGTGGATGCCCGAGAGGCCAGAAGAATCATGAatgaagtgcacgcaggagtgtgcggtcCCCATATGAATGGCTACgtccttgcaaagaaaatccttcga gtacacggtgacctgattcatgcactGCCTTCAGAATTACATCATATGTCAGCACCGTGGTCATTcattgcttggggtatggacgttATTGGgacaatcgagccaaaagcttcaaatgggcacagattcatattagttgccattgactacttcacaaagtgggtcaAAGCAGTCACTCTCAAATCCATCACTAAGAAagtagtggtggattttgtgaattctaacattatttgtcattttggtattcctaaaactatcattacggacaatgctacaaacttgaacagtcatttgatgagagagatatgcgaacaatttaagatcACACATCGGAActctaccccttatcggcccaaagctaacggtgttgttgaagcagcaaacaaaaacatcaagaagatcctCAGGAAAATTATTCAAAGTTCTtgtcaatggcatgaaaagttatcgtttgcattgttgggatatcgcacaaccgtgcgcacatcagttggagaaacaccctatctattggtttatggcactgaagccgtgaTACCCGAAAAAGTTGAAATTTCATCTCTGtga